In the genome of Triticum urartu cultivar G1812 chromosome 5, Tu2.1, whole genome shotgun sequence, one region contains:
- the LOC125507511 gene encoding uncharacterized protein LOC125507511, giving the protein MSSLAVRCGLEWELGWLRGLFTAAELAAADLLLQLSRDYEAAAAASKATIFPSPRSASSCCEVPVKEVKERVVEETAPLPLGSLDRRASRSSASACLEDLTVVSEEELEPPRIARETAPAQRRRGAGVAAIRSVRFWVLALDACCVRPMSVRRT; this is encoded by the coding sequence ATGTCGTCGCTCGCCGTCCGCTGCGGGCTGGAGTGGGAGCTCGGCTGGCTCCGGGGCCTCTTCACGGCCGCGGAGCTGGCGGCCGCCGACCTGCTCCTGCAGCTCAGCAGGGACTACGAGGCGGCCGCCGCAGCGTCGAAGGCCACGATCTTCCCCTCGCCGCGCTCGGCGAGCTCGTGCTGCGAGGTCCCCGTCAAGGAAGTGAAGGAGCGGGTCGTCGAGGAGACGGCGCCCTTGCCGCTGGGGTCGCTGGACAGGCGAGCGAGTAGGAGCTCGGCAAGCGCGTGCCTCGAGGACCTCACCGTGGTCAGCGAGGAGGAGCTGGAGCCCCCGCGGATCGCTAGGGAGACGGCGCCGGCACAGAGGAGACGGGGCGCCGGTGTAGCTGCTATCCGCTCTGTCCGCTTTTGGGTTCTTGCGTTGGATGCCTGTTGTGTTCGTCCCATGTCCGTCAGGCGGACATGA